A segment of the Zalophus californianus isolate mZalCal1 chromosome 3, mZalCal1.pri.v2, whole genome shotgun sequence genome:
GGGCTCCTAGACAGAAAGCCCCAGAGCCCTGCTGTTTCACTTTTTAACCCTGTAAGCCCTTCTGTGCTGGCTTTCTGAAATGACCTTCCAGAGTGAGGACCCAAGTACTATGTTCCCAGCCCAGGAAGAATTCCAGAAAGAGCAGCACAGGGCCTGAGACTCCTTAGCAAAACCGTGATGAGGACACTGGACTTAGCCTCAGTACTGATGTCGAAATGGCTGGGTCTGGGGTCCAGTGAGATGGAAGGTCCAATTGGCTCAGGATGGCAGGCTGCCTGGACCTCAGCCCCAGGCCTGGGCATAGCTCTAGGGCCCTCTGCTGGGAGGGGTTGGCCCAGGCCAGCTTCAAAgcctgagagagaaaaagcacagacAGGTCGTGGATGGTCTTTCTCCAGAAGAAAGCAGTCTCTGTTGGCTGTGAGGTGGGCCGTAGGAGAAGTATTTCAgggcccctgtgtgtgtgtgcgggggggggggggtcctggggctggagagaggTGTGGGTGGGGAGACCCCTGGAGACCTTCTCTGCAGCATGGGCTTTGGGGGAATGTCTGTGGATCTGTAGGGGTGGCAACTGGATGCCAGCCACCTGAGCATGGCCCTGGGGAGAGTTGCTGGGGGTGTGAGGCCTGGTGGGACAGCCACACAGGCACAAACACCAGGAAGAAACGGGGGGCGGTGAGTTGCTTGCGGGTGTGCAGGCCCCTCTAGGCGCCCTGGGAAGAAGGCTGGCTTTGCTCCTGACTTTGTCTGCTAACCGCGTCTCAGCCTCTCTGTACCTCTCCTCATCTGTATCATGGTGATAACCACAGTCAGTAGCTCTGCCTCCCTTGTGGGGGACTGTGGGCCTACCAAATTCAGACACATGAGCTTTCAGGGTGGGGCGGGCATCCTGGagcgctcagtaaatgttgggGGAACGTGAATAAATGTCCCCAGCCCCTCTGGGTGCAGGGTGGTCTTGGGACAGAACCACCTCTCCATATAGGCTGGGAAAGTGCCCAGCCTCCCTTTAGGTGGGAGATGTGCCAGCTGGGCAAGACGAGGGGCTGATGGGATGCCCCAGGAATTGGGAAAGTGACCTGAGTATCGGGTGGCATCTTCTATGGACTAGATCTTGGGACTGTGGTCCTTGCAgatcccccacaccccaccccacgcCCCACTCTACCCCTGCCTGGTGGTCAAAGTGGGTAGAGGTGAAGGTGCTGGCGCCTGGCTGCCCAGGTTCTGGGGCCGCCTGGAGAGCTCTGTCCAGTTTCTCGTTCCCTGAGTAGCCAGCTCGTCCAGCCCAGGATGCTGGCCAGAGGCCCTGGATCAGACTGTGCATACACAGCCTGGGTGGGTGGGCTTTGTCCGCTGCCACAGGAATGTTTGGGGACGTGTTTGGCGTCTCTAGGACCTCACCTGGCCTCACCTCCCTCCATGTGTCCTACCGAGAACAGGCAGGTCAACTCCACCccggagtctttggggttttggCTGGCTGTGGTTCTTCCTGCCGTTCTGGGAGGGAGGATGTTTGGGAGGCTCTCAGCCACCCCACTCTGGGCTAGAAGCTCTGAGCAGGTGTGTAGAAGGTCTAGCAGGCCCCCTGCCCTTTGCTTGGTGGGCTGGGGTCCTgtagcaggcaggcaggcaggcaggcagggaaggagtGGCCCCGTGGCTGAGGTCCAGGCCTGGCCTGCTGCCCTCCCTGTCGGTTGCCTGTGGCTGCAGCTACTGGGGTAGGGGGAGCAGGCCAGGTTGAGCAGGCGGGAGGCCAGGGCAGGGATAAAAAGGCCCTTCATGGCTGGCACAAAGGCAGTCTGTGAGCACGGGTGCCTGGCCTCGGGGCCCCGCGGTCAGAGGGAGTGTTAAACAAACCTATTTACCAAAAGGCAGGGTGGCTGGAGGCGGCGGGGCTAGGGAAGAGCCCACTGTGCCTGGGCCTGTGGCAGTGTCACGGGCCCTCCACTTCTCCTGGTTTGCTTGGTCAGAGTCGCAGGATGTTGCTAACTCTGGTCCTTGAAGTTTAGGTCTATCACAGGCCCTCCTTGGTCCTACCCGCCTCTCTGTCCGCACCTAACATCCCCCTTGGGGCTCACAGCTCACCGTCCATGCCCGTGGGCTCCATCCTCCCTGACTTTGCTtgtgctgctccctctgcctggctttctttccttccctcatctTCACTCCTGCTCAGACGGGCCCTCCTGCTGGCAAATTCCCTGACAACTGCTTCTGTTTAGGGCTCCCCAAGGCAGATTTTGGGGGGAAAGTGGGTTATTGCCTTTAAactttgttttccccttttattaCAGCAAATTGAGAAAATACAGAGACATGTAGATGAGGATAAGAAAAGGCTTTGGCCTCTTCCCGGCACCTGCACCTCCTTTGCTGGAAGGCTGGTGGCTGAGTCCAGGCTGCAGTTCGGGGCTGCATAAGCTGCAGGGAGCTGGCAGGCCTTTGGGGCCCTGGCTGTTTGGGTGCAGATGAGGCCTTGGGGGTCTCCCGTGATGGTCAGCTGCAGCAGATTGCACAGCACACAGATCCAGCTGGCCTGTGTCCGGCTGGAGAGGCCCTGGGGCCGAGGCAGCAGCTCACGATGGCAGTGACAGCACAGTTACTACTTGTGGGCCGAGAGAGACATGGGCCAACTTCCATTTCACAGGTTGGGAAATGAAGTCGGGGAGGGTGGGAGCGAAGTCAGTCTGCTGGGGTCCCAGGGTGACAGCGTGACAGAGCCAGGCTTTGGACCCAGCTGTGTTGATTTGGAAGCCTGTAGGTTCGGCCCCTCAAGCTTTAGGGACTGGTTGAGTGTTGGAGGGTTAGAGGTGGGCACACACAGCAGGGATGAGGTGGCCTGAGCCACTGTGTCTGGCAGGGACGATCCAGGCTTctgtggggagcagcagagtaAGGCTGGGTCAcgaggggggagaaggagagaaggccTGGGTGCGCCCCCAATTGCCCTGCTCAGAGGGCGGCCCACTCTCCCCGAGAGATGGCTCCTGGGCTCTGGCAAAGGGCAGAGGTAGATGCTTACCTGGGCCCTGCTTGCTGCAGGCAGCTGATTCCCCAAATGCTACCCAGGTTGGCTGGCTCTGGTACCCAGTAGCCCTGTGGTGGCCTCCCTGCCGTGGGTGTATGGGGAGCAAGTGGGGGGCCAGTGGCGTGTCCATTTATCTGGGAAGACAGGCGGCAGTCTGTGAGCCCCAGACCGCAGGGCCCAGTAGTGGACATACTCAGGCTTTTTCTCTGGCTCAGCCCCTGGGCGCCTGAGGCAGGCATGTCTGGGGCCTGGCACTTTCCATAGCAGCTATGAGGCTTGCAGACCCCTGCCTTCCCAGGCAGGGACAACAGAGGACAGGGTGGTCTTCGCAGTTGGTTGGGGGGCCAGGGTGGCCCCCAGACACCAACCTTTTGGTTCAGCTTCAGGCCCTACGAGCGGAAAGCTTCCCCCACACTGTGTGCCAGGGACCTTTTGCCCGTGGGAGGCCTCCTTGCCAGGGCTGTTTTCTGAAAAGGGATGCCAGCTGGGGTAACCCTTGGGAAATAGGACAGGGGTCCCTGCCTGCAAGCTGAGCCTCAGAACTGATCCAGCCCAGGCCTGGGAGAGGCtgcaggggcagggcctggggagtCCTGGAGAGTTTGATTGGGAAGAGATTCTAAGTTTACAtcgaagttgcaaaaataatccGGTAACTCCAGCAGGCTCTTAGattcacctttgccatatttgctcttcttcctctctctgtctccccatttgACCCATCTGAATGTTGACCACTTGAGAGTAAGTTGTAGACCTCATGCCTTTTGGCCCCTAAGTGCTTCTAAGAACAAGGATATTTACATAACCATTCAGTTATCCAAATGAGGACATGGACATCGATATAGTACTGTTATCTAAGCTACATATTCATACTTCCCCAGTAAACCCCGTAGcgccccccatcccccatccaggAATACATGCTGCCTTCAACCTCCTCGGTCTCTAATCCGAAACAGTTCCTCAGcgtttctttgtctttcttgaccTGGATGTTTTTGAAAGCACAGAGTTATTTTAAGACTGACCCTGAATTTGGGTTTAGCTGATGTTTCCTCGTGATTTGCCCCAGGTGGGCGCTGTTAGCAGGAAAGACCAGAAGTCCCTTTGTGTCTTCCCAGAACAGCCCCTCTCTGGAAGCCGGCAAGTCCGAAAGCAGCTTGGCTCTGGCTTGTCTGGGCCAGAGGGAGCTCTCAGGGGTGAAGCCTGTGGAGGGAAATGTGCCCCAGGGACCTGTAGGCAGGCTGGCTAGAGCTGCAGGAACGACACAACTTCCCTGGCGGTTTCTGGGCAAGTGTATCCTGCTACTTCatcatgtgcgtgtgcgtgtgtgtgtgtgtcccgcTACttcatcgtgtgtgtgtgtgtgtgtgtgtgtgtgtgtgtgatcctgCTACTTCatcgtgtgcgtgtgcgtgtgtgtgtgtgtcccgcTACttcatcgtgtgtgtgtgtgtgtgtgtgtgtgtgtgtgtgtgtgtgtgtgtgtcccgcCTTGGTTTTCTCAACTCTGAGGCAGGAATACAAGAGTTCCTAGCAGCTGGAGTCAACAAGATGGTGTGTCGTGATGCCCGCTGAGCCCATTCTAGGGACTGCGTGGGGCCTGAGCATCCTCGGATCACAACTGAGATTAGGCACTGGGGAGCCCTGACCCTGCTAAAGCCAATGGCCAGGGCCGGGGGCGGTGAGGGGTAGCCTGGAGACTGTCTGCCATTCTGGTCTTGAACTTTAACTGGGTGGCTGGGACCTCCTGTCTGGGAAGGATGAATGGGTCCAGGGTTGGGGTAGTACTGTGGGGCTCCTCAGACCAGGATCCTTGGTGGGGAGGGCAGCGGTATGGGGCTGGGGTTATCAACACACAGTCCTCTCAGTCTTAGCCTGCCCCCATTCCCTGAGGCCCCTGGGTACTCCAAACCTTGCTAACTCCCAACCCATGAGCAGAAATGCAGAAAATGCTGCACAGGGATTGATGTGCTCATTGAGCCCCAGCTTGtggcagcggggtgggggggggggcatcgtCCCTTTCTTGGGGCTTCCCTTAGCACTGACCGCAGACACCCTTGCCCATCCCTCTGGCCCTGTTCCGTCTGGAAGCAGCAATATGCTGGCATCACAGTTTCTTAGGATATAGAGTCCTCTTGGGGTTTAAGCCTCAGAACATGGATTATGTGTGGGTGCTGGACCCCATGTCCTGGGGGCTGTGTGGCTCTGCCCAGATTAAGCCAAAGGAGGGGGGGCAAAGGAGGAGtttgcctctcctcccctcctccttcatgGGAGTAGCCCCTTCATGGGGCTCTGGGTAGGCAGGGACCCTGGTTCCCGAAGGGAGAGTTTGCCTCACCTTCCTGGCCTCTTCTGCAGGGTGAAGGCTGACCTGCCTGCCTTGCAGGGGGAGGGGTCTCTGACAGGCGTCAGGCATCTCACCCAGGCCTGCAGAGCCCAGCAGTTCAGATGAGGGACGGCGGGCCGGGCCGGAGTGAAGTGCCCTGCCCCTGCAGTCCCGAAGCTCTGTCGCCAGCGCAGGGTCCTCACAGCTGTTTTCTAGGAGAACCTGTTGGTCTCCACCCGCCCCCCATCAGTCTGTCTTCACCGGGCTCGGGAGCAGCCTGGCCACAGTAGATACCCTGGAGCGCCTGGGAAACGGGAGGCCTGGTACAGTGCTGACCCCATAGTCCCGCAGCCGGTTAACCGCGGGGCCCACGTCCCTGTCGGCCCTGCGGCCTGCGCCCCAGCGCCTGTCCTTGGCCTTGCAGCCGAGGGCCCGCAGGAGCCCGCGCCCACCCTGTGGAACGAGCCCGCCGAGCTGCCGTCGGGAGAGGGCCCCGTGGAGAGCACCAGCCCCGCCCGGGAGCCCGCGGCCAccggccccccggcccccaccgCCGCGCCGAGCCCCGAGGACAGCACGGCGCGGGAGCGTCTGGACCAGGGCGGCGGTACGAGCGGGCcggccgggcgggggggggggggcgcggggcgggcgggcgggggtcGCGGGGCTGACCGGCCCTCCGTCCTCCGCAGGCTCGCTGGGGCCCGGCGCCATCGCGGCCATCGTCATCGCCGCCCTGCTGGCCACCTGCGTGGTGCTGGCGCTCGTGGTCGTCGCGCTGAGAAAGTTTTCCGCCTCCTGAAGCGAATAAAGGGGCCGCGCCCCCACCGCGGCGCGACTCGGCTGCACCCACGGTGGCGCCCCCGTGTCTCGAGTGTGTCCGCGCGTGCGTGTGTGGGCGAGCGGGGCGGGCGACAACTCGCAACACGTGCGCGCGGGGGCGCCAGCGGGAGCCGCGAGCGCGCGCAGGGTCCCCCCGCACGGCAGCCCTCGGCCCCGTCCCCGAAGTGCCCAGGGCCCGCCCCCTGCGCTCGGGCGCAGACTAACGCGCGGCCGCGCGAGCGCAGGAGAGGCGGGCCGAGCCGTGGGGGCTCCCAACGAGAGCCTGCGTTATTTGCGGCGCGGGGGAGGTTTAGGGGGGCGGAGGCGTCTTTGACTTGGTCAGCCAGGCCCCATCTGCGGGCTCGCAGCGCCAGACCCGTCTCTCCAGCAACTCCGGGAACCCCTCCaccccagggagccccaggagcAACCGGACCACAGTCCCAGGCAGCCTCCCTTCAACCCCGCGTTTGGCCCTGGCTCTCCTTTCTAGGTCATGTCGTTTTGCACACTTCCCGGGAAGCCTAGCTTTtatgattgagagagagagagatttaaaatagTGGCTGAGCTGCTCAGGGCATGGCAGGGAAGAAGCCTGAACTGCGTACCTTTGGAGTGGAAAAGAAGACTGGAGACCTGGAGGAGGGACTGTCTGCACACCCCGTGATGGTTTGATACCCTGGGCCTAGGTGTGGGTGCCGGTGGAGGGAAGCTGTTCTTCTTTCACTGTTTCTAGCAACTCTTTTGGCCTCCTTAGCGTCCCTGAGCGCCTGACCACTCCTGCTCCAGCTAAGACCAGTTCTCTTCTCCTGCATTCTCCAGATGAGCCGCAAACACATGAGCTTTATAAGTTTCCACTTAGGAAGGACTGTTCTAAAACTGACCAGTTCTCATGAAGctgtttaa
Coding sequences within it:
- the SNORC gene encoding protein SNORC, yielding MAFRVALRMALLLLSGALAPAVLTAEGPQEPAPTLWNEPAELPSGEGPVESTSPAREPAATGPPAPTAAPSPEDSTARERLDQGGGSLGPGAIAAIVIAALLATCVVLALVVVALRKFSAS